The Phorcysia thermohydrogeniphila genome has a segment encoding these proteins:
- a CDS encoding HpcH/HpaI aldolase/citrate lyase family protein produces the protein MVLEELFDVAEKVVEGVEGIESLEKFPEEAEPLRKPFENPFRRSALIVSGDRPRHLKKVFLREADVIIFNVEDGVAESNKKFARLLLKKFLKNVPFDGNKEVVIRINPLDSAFFWEDVLELLPVVPHAIRLSKVEKPEDVVVLDGIMKAYELSAGLPEKSIKIQLSIETGKAVERLSEILSASERINAAYLGILDLFADLGLSQELTKSSPLATYLKSKFVSTCRAFNVSPIAPAYQDYADLEGFEKEALEEKELGFAGKMCISVKQVGIANRVFSPTEEEIEEAKRIVALYERALKEGRGGITYNGKFIDQPIYRDAINKLKFLGI, from the coding sequence GTGGTTTTGGAGGAGCTCTTTGACGTTGCGGAAAAGGTTGTAGAAGGAGTTGAGGGAATTGAGAGCCTTGAGAAGTTTCCGGAGGAAGCAGAGCCTTTAAGGAAGCCCTTTGAAAACCCCTTTAGGCGTTCGGCTTTGATAGTTTCTGGTGATAGACCAAGGCACTTAAAAAAGGTTTTTCTGAGGGAAGCCGACGTTATCATCTTTAACGTTGAAGACGGTGTTGCTGAGAGTAATAAGAAGTTTGCCCGTCTTCTCTTGAAGAAGTTTTTAAAAAATGTTCCTTTTGACGGGAACAAGGAAGTTGTAATAAGGATTAACCCTCTTGATTCAGCGTTCTTCTGGGAAGACGTTTTGGAGCTCCTTCCCGTTGTTCCTCACGCTATAAGGCTTTCTAAGGTTGAAAAGCCTGAAGACGTTGTAGTTCTTGACGGAATTATGAAGGCCTACGAGCTTTCGGCAGGTCTTCCTGAAAAATCCATAAAAATCCAGCTTTCCATAGAAACGGGAAAAGCTGTAGAGAGGCTTTCTGAGATTCTTTCGGCATCAGAAAGGATAAACGCTGCTTACCTCGGAATTCTTGACCTGTTCGCAGACTTAGGACTTTCTCAAGAGCTCACAAAATCTTCCCCCCTTGCCACTTACTTAAAGTCAAAGTTCGTTTCTACCTGTAGAGCCTTTAACGTTTCTCCAATTGCTCCTGCCTATCAGGACTATGCAGACCTTGAAGGTTTTGAGAAAGAAGCCCTTGAGGAGAAGGAGCTTGGTTTTGCCGGTAAGATGTGTATCTCTGTAAAGCAGGTCGGCATAGCCAATAGAGTCTTTTCCCCAACGGAAGAGGAGATTGAGGAAGCAAAGAGGATAGTAGCGCTCTACGAGAGGGCTCTCAAAGAAGGGAGAGGAGGAATTACCTACAACGGAAAGTTCATAGACCAACCCATATACAGGGACGCCATCAATAAGCTCAAGTTCTTGGGGATTTAA
- a CDS encoding tetratricopeptide repeat protein, translating to MLLRVLLALVLLVSNALAESPEVQKAMTAMKSGNLKEAYKILEASCKTGNQESCASLGEFYMNGWEVKRDLDKAYQLLSKACSEGIALGCSDIGIMYMEGLKFSKDPKKALKFFLKACNRNSFGQEIGCYNSGLAFFLGKGVDTDYSKALSFFLKSCNLGYTPGCNNVGIIYERGLVAKKDIKKALNFYNIACLSDDITAKKVGCYNLGKLLYKVGKKDEESLKKVTELLSTSCNLGYQAACDELKKISLTKERPSPFGLTVGVTTEDEFKEIVKNKGWQIVESGYRVIKNDISNPDVTGYKVAGLPLEKLKSAYFWFFKGKLMKIDYRLEEFMDKSTFYMYYDLLKNKYGTPLSYKKPQVSEGRALWKIGGVEIELYCPWVTTTTYLSYTDPDLYSKAAESDRAVYEEQTKKKAKSLEGI from the coding sequence ATGTTACTCCGAGTTCTCCTTGCTTTGGTTTTACTCGTTTCAAACGCTCTTGCGGAATCTCCGGAAGTTCAAAAAGCCATGACGGCCATGAAATCCGGTAACCTCAAGGAAGCCTACAAAATTTTGGAAGCTTCTTGTAAGACGGGAAATCAGGAAAGTTGCGCTTCACTTGGAGAATTCTACATGAATGGCTGGGAAGTTAAAAGGGACTTGGATAAAGCTTATCAGTTACTCTCAAAAGCCTGTTCAGAAGGAATTGCACTCGGATGTAGCGACATCGGCATCATGTACATGGAGGGTTTAAAGTTCTCTAAAGACCCTAAGAAAGCTTTAAAATTTTTTTTAAAAGCATGCAATAGAAATTCTTTTGGACAAGAAATAGGATGTTACAACTCCGGTTTGGCTTTCTTTCTTGGAAAAGGTGTAGATACGGACTATTCCAAAGCCCTCTCATTTTTCCTCAAGTCTTGCAATTTAGGCTATACTCCGGGATGCAACAATGTAGGGATTATTTATGAAAGAGGATTAGTAGCAAAAAAGGACATTAAGAAAGCTCTCAATTTCTACAATATAGCCTGTCTTTCTGACGATATAACGGCTAAAAAGGTGGGGTGCTACAACTTGGGAAAGCTTCTTTACAAAGTTGGTAAAAAGGATGAGGAAAGCTTAAAGAAAGTTACTGAACTCCTATCCACTTCCTGCAACTTAGGCTACCAAGCCGCCTGCGATGAACTTAAGAAAATCTCCCTTACCAAAGAGAGGCCTTCTCCTTTCGGTTTAACGGTAGGCGTTACAACTGAGGACGAGTTTAAAGAGATAGTCAAAAATAAGGGCTGGCAGATAGTTGAATCTGGTTACAGAGTCATAAAAAACGACATATCCAACCCCGATGTAACCGGCTATAAAGTTGCAGGCCTTCCGCTTGAAAAGCTTAAAAGCGCCTACTTCTGGTTTTTCAAAGGGAAGCTGATGAAAATTGACTATCGTCTTGAAGAGTTCATGGACAAATCCACATTCTACATGTACTACGACCTGCTCAAGAACAAGTACGGCACCCCTTTGAGCTATAAAAAGCCTCAGGTTTCAGAGGGAAGAGCCCTCTGGAAGATTGGCGGAGTGGAAATAGAACTCTACTGTCCATGGGTTACAACTACAACCTACTTATCTTACACAGACCCTGACCTTTATTCAAAAGCGGCTGAGTCTGACAGGGCTGTCTACGAAGAACAGACAAAGAAGAAGGCCAAGTCCCTTGAAGGTATCTAA
- a CDS encoding phosphoribosyltransferase yields MVFRDRREAGELLAEAILKKYNGTLENPVVVAIPRGGVVVAEPIAEALNAPLELAIPRKIGAPFNEEFAVAAVTEDGTILMNPSITGDVAYRLGISEDYIRRKALQEIEEIKRRKEKYLGSREKLPLTGREVILVDDGIATGLTVKAAIASLRKEKPKKIILAVPVMPADKVPEFQELVDDLIVIHAPEFFSAVGQFYYDFSQTTDEEVIEIMEKYR; encoded by the coding sequence ATGGTATTCAGAGACAGGAGAGAAGCGGGGGAGCTCCTTGCAGAGGCAATTCTTAAGAAGTACAACGGAACGCTTGAAAACCCGGTAGTTGTCGCAATACCCCGTGGCGGTGTAGTTGTCGCAGAGCCGATAGCAGAAGCTTTAAACGCTCCCTTAGAACTCGCTATACCGAGGAAGATAGGAGCTCCCTTTAACGAGGAGTTTGCCGTCGCAGCAGTTACAGAGGACGGGACAATCTTAATGAACCCTTCCATTACTGGCGATGTAGCCTACAGGCTCGGAATCTCAGAAGATTACATAAGGAGGAAAGCTCTTCAAGAAATTGAAGAGATTAAACGCAGGAAAGAAAAATACCTCGGGAGTAGGGAAAAATTACCTCTAACAGGAAGAGAGGTCATCCTCGTTGATGACGGAATAGCCACAGGATTAACAGTTAAAGCAGCAATAGCTTCCTTGAGAAAGGAAAAACCGAAAAAAATTATCCTTGCCGTTCCCGTTATGCCTGCCGATAAAGTCCCTGAGTTTCAGGAGCTCGTTGACGACCTAATTGTCATTCACGCCCCTGAGTTTTTCAGCGCCGTAGGACAGTTCTACTATGACTTTTCACAAACTACCGACGAAGAAGTCATTGAGATAATGGAAAAATACAGGTAA
- a CDS encoding M23 family metallopeptidase: MTAKLFKKLFGVFVFVFTFLVAPVNLAAEPFYLSYTYPGSIGFFKLKEIPKKAKVVVKAGNREYTFPVLSEKAYFVIPYGSKGKVFVTLYEDGKEKDRRVIKVARKKYRVSRIWVKEPKKYPPELLKRIKEEQKLLRTIFSQVTPKKFSETFLRRPLKKLRVSTPFGAKRIINGKKRSVHWGTDFRAPLGAPVYAALSGKVVLARELYFTGKTVIIDHGLGIHTLYAHLSKITVKEGQFVKAGQLIGKVGSTGRSTGPHLHFGFYVSSVRADPMLVLKSRL, translated from the coding sequence ATGACGGCTAAGCTGTTTAAGAAACTTTTTGGAGTTTTCGTTTTTGTTTTTACTTTCTTAGTTGCTCCTGTGAACCTTGCAGCTGAGCCTTTTTATCTTTCTTACACTTATCCCGGTTCTATAGGGTTCTTTAAGCTTAAGGAAATACCTAAAAAAGCTAAAGTAGTAGTAAAGGCCGGAAACAGAGAATACACCTTTCCCGTTCTGTCTGAAAAGGCTTACTTTGTAATTCCCTACGGAAGTAAAGGAAAGGTTTTTGTTACTCTGTACGAGGATGGAAAGGAAAAGGATAGGAGAGTTATAAAAGTTGCTCGTAAAAAGTACAGGGTTTCAAGAATTTGGGTAAAAGAGCCGAAGAAGTATCCCCCAGAGCTCCTAAAAAGGATAAAAGAAGAGCAAAAACTTTTACGAACTATCTTCTCTCAGGTAACTCCGAAAAAGTTTAGTGAGACTTTTCTAAGGAGGCCTCTTAAAAAACTAAGGGTCTCAACGCCTTTTGGGGCAAAGAGGATAATCAACGGTAAAAAGCGCTCCGTTCATTGGGGAACAGATTTTAGAGCTCCCCTCGGCGCTCCCGTTTACGCTGCGCTCTCTGGCAAGGTGGTTCTTGCGAGGGAGCTCTACTTTACCGGAAAAACCGTAATAATTGACCACGGACTTGGGATTCATACCCTCTACGCTCACCTTTCAAAGATAACCGTTAAAGAGGGGCAGTTCGTAAAAGCTGGCCAGCTCATAGGAAAGGTTGGCTCTACGGGCAGGTCAACGGGACCCCACCTTCACTTTGGGTTTTACGTAAGCAGCGTAAGGGCGGACCCAATGCTTGTTCTAAAGTCCCGTCTTTGA
- the dndB gene encoding DNA sulfur modification protein DndB yields MGNSYYVFPAVRGIQAGREFYTAMCPLKLIPELFKEINIPLVPPRLRAQRILNKRRIPEIKRYILENPYTYVFSSITISIDGNIEFEPVSEDDYQIGKLKIDKSSRVIINDGQHRIEAIKQALQENPRLAYETISVVIFVDLGLERSQQIFTDLNRYSVKPTPSISILYDYRDQMAELARYLSENVYYFKGLVEYERSSISNRSHKLFTLSSIYHATKELLGKKGNKIEISDEDRILSFEFWEEVGRNIPEWEKIKKGELAAYKARQEYIHSHGLFLNAIAMVGRVIISNHLSLQETLSKLRDINWHRNNPEWEGIALNKGRLNKANVNIKATANFILKKILGEKYVFQI; encoded by the coding sequence GTGGGTAATTCCTACTATGTATTTCCTGCTGTCAGAGGTATTCAAGCAGGAAGAGAATTTTACACAGCAATGTGCCCTCTAAAGTTAATACCTGAGCTTTTTAAAGAAATTAATATTCCTTTAGTTCCTCCTAGATTAAGAGCACAAAGGATTCTTAATAAAAGGAGAATTCCTGAAATTAAAAGGTATATATTAGAAAATCCATATACCTATGTTTTTTCATCAATCACTATTTCCATTGATGGAAACATAGAATTTGAACCCGTTAGTGAAGACGACTATCAAATAGGAAAGCTCAAGATAGATAAAAGCTCAAGGGTTATAATAAATGATGGACAACATCGTATTGAAGCTATTAAGCAAGCTCTACAGGAAAATCCACGATTAGCATACGAAACCATTTCAGTCGTCATCTTCGTTGATTTAGGACTGGAAAGAAGTCAGCAGATATTTACAGATCTCAATAGATATTCTGTAAAACCCACCCCTTCCATTAGCATTCTCTATGATTATAGAGATCAAATGGCAGAGTTAGCTAGGTATTTATCAGAAAATGTCTATTACTTTAAAGGCCTTGTTGAATATGAAAGAAGCTCTATATCCAATAGATCTCACAAACTCTTTACACTCAGTAGCATTTATCATGCTACTAAGGAACTTTTAGGTAAGAAGGGAAATAAGATAGAAATAAGCGATGAAGACAGAATATTGTCCTTCGAGTTTTGGGAAGAAGTAGGTAGGAACATCCCTGAATGGGAAAAGATAAAGAAAGGAGAGTTAGCGGCTTACAAAGCAAGACAAGAATATATCCATTCTCATGGGCTTTTCCTTAACGCCATTGCCATGGTAGGCCGCGTAATTATTAGTAACCACTTAAGCTTGCAGGAAACTCTTTCCAAGTTGAGAGATATTAACTGGCATAGAAATAATCCCGAATGGGAAGGGATAGCTTTAAACAAAGGCAGATTAAATAAAGCTAATGTAAATATAAAGGCTACAGCAAATTTCATTCTAAAGAAAATCCTAGGAGAAAAATATGTCTTCCAGATCTAA
- the dndC gene encoding DNA phosphorothioation system sulfurtransferase DndC: protein MSSRSKKIFLLGGKTLEDIYKEIESIYFSNSYPWIVGYSGGKDSTATLQLVWEALERLPRNKLKKPIYVLSSDTLIEIPKVINYVDKNLSLINKTAKEKGLPIQAVKVYPRISDTFWVNLIGRGYPAPTKEFRWCTDRLKIEPSNRFVVETVSKYGEVVVVLGVRKSESLNRERTINEHKIENHRLSRHSTLPGALVYTPIEDWTVEDVWNYLLNFESPWGGDNQELFEMYKQANAGEPPIIVGDLVAANEQSGGNSRFGCWVCTVVKNEKSLSSLIESGEIWLKPLQKFREMLVETQDPEKKHIYRDYKRRDGSIYFLRNSCGDGSKKLGRGPYKFEYRKLFLEKLLETEKEVNKNNPYEEEIKLISLEELLEIRRIWKLEEGDWEDSVAKIYKKVYGKELEIPKEDVGIFSAEDKRLIELLAAEEEIDPRLIIKLLNTCQYNAFSSRKSSLLRKLEKILNEEWRTEEEILREVNGQ from the coding sequence ATGTCTTCCAGATCTAAGAAGATTTTCCTACTTGGAGGAAAAACTTTAGAGGATATTTACAAAGAAATTGAAAGTATTTATTTCTCAAATAGTTATCCTTGGATAGTAGGGTACAGCGGAGGAAAGGACTCTACAGCAACATTACAATTAGTTTGGGAAGCTTTAGAAAGATTACCAAGAAACAAACTAAAGAAGCCTATATATGTACTTTCATCTGATACATTGATAGAAATTCCTAAGGTCATAAATTACGTTGATAAAAACTTAAGTCTTATCAACAAAACTGCTAAAGAAAAAGGGTTACCTATTCAGGCAGTAAAAGTTTATCCTCGGATTTCAGATACTTTCTGGGTTAATCTGATAGGAAGGGGATATCCTGCCCCCACCAAAGAGTTTAGATGGTGCACTGATAGATTAAAAATAGAGCCTTCAAATAGATTTGTAGTGGAAACCGTAAGTAAGTACGGGGAAGTAGTTGTTGTTTTAGGCGTTAGGAAATCCGAAAGTCTCAACAGGGAAAGGACAATAAATGAACATAAAATAGAAAACCATAGGCTATCAAGACATTCAACCCTTCCTGGAGCTCTAGTTTATACACCTATAGAAGACTGGACCGTTGAAGATGTCTGGAACTACCTACTTAACTTTGAATCTCCATGGGGAGGAGATAACCAAGAACTATTTGAAATGTACAAACAAGCAAATGCAGGAGAACCGCCTATTATAGTTGGAGATTTAGTCGCAGCTAACGAACAAAGTGGAGGTAACAGTAGGTTTGGTTGTTGGGTTTGCACTGTTGTAAAAAATGAAAAATCCCTCAGTTCCCTCATTGAAAGCGGAGAAATTTGGCTAAAACCTCTTCAAAAGTTTAGAGAGATGCTTGTTGAAACTCAGGATCCAGAGAAAAAGCATATTTACCGCGATTACAAAAGAAGAGATGGGAGTATATATTTCCTAAGAAATAGCTGCGGAGATGGCTCTAAAAAACTTGGAAGAGGTCCTTATAAGTTTGAGTACAGAAAGCTTTTTCTAGAAAAGCTTTTAGAAACTGAGAAAGAGGTAAATAAGAATAATCCTTACGAAGAAGAGATTAAATTGATATCCTTAGAGGAGCTTTTAGAAATTAGAAGAATTTGGAAGCTAGAAGAGGGAGATTGGGAAGATAGTGTTGCGAAAATTTACAAAAAGGTTTATGGAAAAGAATTAGAAATACCAAAGGAAGATGTTGGTATTTTCTCTGCAGAAGATAAGAGGCTAATAGAGTTATTAGCAGCAGAAGAAGAGATAGATCCGAGATTGATAATCAAATTGCTTAATACCTGTCAATATAACGCTTTTTCTTCAAGAAAAAGTTCCCTACTTAGGAAACTCGAAAAAATTCTTAATGAGGAGTGGAGAACAGAAGAAGAAATCTTGAGAGAGGTCAACGGGCAATGA
- the dndD gene encoding DNA sulfur modification protein DndD produces the protein MENRRRNLERGQRAMILTSLTLENVGLYKGKNVLDLRPKEGKNIVLFGGKNGTGKTTLLESVKLCLYGNNIYGYTKKQYEEFIKKLIHKGEKSAQVTLEFIYFSLESHDTYKVVRKWDLGKRFKEEFLLYKNGEIYKEIPREQWQEFISDIIPPSLVNFFFFDGEKIEKLAEDFSEVEFVNDVKSLLGVTVIDTLRTSLDILRKRYINQEDVSEEISQKLQELEEKRKTLEKELEKKLQSLADIENKKQVLERKLKTAEREFIEKGGEAFRSYERNKTRKEFLESEIEKIKNEIRELASKDLPLATGMDLVEELLVQLEMEKEIKRINFEKEILQNKLKELENILTPLSLDKEVLEKIRNLFSVNKEIKSDIILDLSEKENKTVEVVIQNLKTNTLGKAKNLFLKLENLEEELLEVESALQNVPEEEFIKPYLEKLSRLERKRMEYETIRKCLEEEIRKLEKEKNKVEKEIEKLESFIKQKMKKRMVIHIIEKSQKVIDRFRKEFVKRKIKILEKEILDAFYKLKRKENFIRDLHINPETFEITLFDVNNRKIPIDRLSSGERQIFAISFLWGLARASGKKLPVIIDTPLGRLDNEHRENLAKNYFPHISHQVIILSTDVEVDKELFEMLRTHISHSYQLVYDEDCMCTKVHKGYFWN, from the coding sequence GTGGAGAACAGAAGAAGAAATCTTGAGAGAGGTCAACGGGCAATGATCCTAACTTCTTTAACATTAGAAAATGTAGGTCTCTATAAAGGAAAAAATGTTTTAGATCTAAGACCAAAAGAAGGGAAAAATATTGTCTTATTTGGTGGAAAAAACGGAACTGGCAAGACTACCTTACTCGAATCTGTAAAGTTATGCTTGTACGGCAACAATATCTACGGATATACAAAAAAACAGTATGAAGAGTTTATTAAAAAGCTTATACACAAAGGAGAAAAAAGCGCTCAAGTCACTCTTGAATTTATTTACTTTTCTTTGGAATCTCATGACACCTACAAAGTAGTTAGAAAGTGGGATCTCGGCAAGCGTTTTAAAGAGGAATTCCTTCTTTACAAAAATGGTGAAATCTATAAAGAAATACCTAGGGAACAGTGGCAAGAGTTTATTTCTGACATTATTCCTCCTAGCTTAGTTAACTTTTTCTTTTTCGACGGAGAGAAAATAGAAAAACTCGCAGAAGATTTCTCAGAAGTTGAGTTTGTAAATGATGTTAAATCTCTCTTAGGAGTTACAGTGATAGATACTTTAAGAACAAGTTTAGATATATTGAGAAAAAGATATATTAACCAAGAAGATGTATCCGAAGAAATAAGTCAAAAGCTTCAAGAGTTAGAGGAAAAGAGAAAAACTTTGGAGAAAGAATTAGAGAAAAAACTTCAGAGTCTTGCCGATATAGAAAATAAGAAACAAGTGTTAGAGAGGAAACTAAAAACGGCCGAAAGGGAATTTATAGAAAAAGGCGGAGAAGCTTTTAGAAGTTATGAAAGAAATAAAACAAGAAAAGAATTCTTAGAAAGTGAAATTGAAAAGATCAAGAATGAGATTAGAGAACTAGCTTCCAAAGATTTGCCTCTCGCGACAGGTATGGATCTAGTGGAGGAACTCCTTGTACAGTTAGAGATGGAAAAAGAAATAAAAAGAATAAATTTTGAAAAAGAAATTTTGCAAAACAAGCTCAAGGAGCTTGAGAACATTTTGACTCCTCTCTCTTTGGACAAGGAAGTATTAGAGAAAATACGAAACTTATTCTCAGTCAATAAAGAAATTAAATCAGATATTATTCTCGATCTCTCTGAAAAAGAAAACAAGACGGTAGAAGTAGTTATTCAAAATCTGAAAACTAATACTTTGGGCAAAGCTAAAAATTTATTTCTCAAGTTAGAGAATCTAGAAGAAGAACTACTTGAAGTTGAAAGTGCTTTACAGAATGTTCCAGAGGAGGAATTTATTAAACCATATTTAGAAAAACTTTCACGGCTAGAAAGGAAAAGAATGGAATATGAAACTATAAGGAAATGCTTAGAAGAAGAAATTAGAAAACTGGAAAAAGAAAAAAACAAAGTAGAGAAGGAAATTGAAAAATTAGAAAGCTTTATCAAACAAAAGATGAAAAAGAGAATGGTTATTCATATAATAGAGAAATCCCAAAAGGTCATTGATAGATTTAGGAAAGAGTTCGTAAAGAGGAAAATAAAAATTCTCGAAAAAGAGATCCTAGATGCCTTTTACAAACTTAAAAGAAAAGAAAACTTCATAAGAGATTTACATATTAATCCAGAAACTTTTGAAATCACTCTTTTTGATGTAAACAATAGAAAAATTCCCATCGATAGACTCTCTTCAGGAGAAAGACAGATATTTGCAATATCATTCTTATGGGGACTTGCAAGAGCTTCTGGTAAAAAATTACCAGTAATCATAGATACCCCTTTGGGTAGATTAGATAATGAACATAGAGAGAACCTCGCTAAGAACTATTTCCCACATATTAGTCATCAAGTTATTATCCTATCCACAGATGTAGAAGTAGACAAAGAACTTTTTGAGATGTTAAGAACACATATATCACACTCATACCAATTGGTCTACGACGAAGATTGTATGTGCACCAAAGTGCACAAAGGATATTTTTGGAATTAG
- the dndE gene encoding DNA sulfur modification protein DndE, with product MKFNRIILDKKISQKLFILKGRTGLTPNILCRFGLILSLKDPTVPDPKWYKQDGQELMRHVLLGDLDTILICLFKQRAYRDGVNLKDEKLLLELFRAHINRGAELLYNRIKNLSSIKELIDL from the coding sequence ATGAAGTTTAACAGGATTATCCTGGATAAGAAAATTAGCCAAAAACTCTTCATACTAAAAGGAAGAACAGGTCTTACCCCTAATATCCTTTGCAGATTTGGCCTAATCCTTTCTTTGAAAGATCCAACAGTACCAGATCCGAAGTGGTATAAGCAAGATGGTCAAGAGTTAATGAGACATGTATTACTTGGCGACTTAGATACTATTCTAATTTGCCTTTTTAAACAAAGAGCTTATAGGGATGGAGTAAATCTGAAAGATGAAAAACTTCTTCTTGAACTCTTTAGAGCTCATATAAACAGAGGAGCAGAGCTCCTCTATAATAGGATTAAGAATCTTAGTAGCATAAAAGAATTAATTGACTTATAA
- a CDS encoding DUF262 domain-containing protein, whose translation MGENFSSQLYSVEELLKNEKDSQDRGKNYYIPRYQRRYVWTTEHVTKLISDIMEILERQGEDGFKDYFIGGIVLSRNSIEGEERSRKSLEVIDGQQRLTTIVLIIAVLYKHIECRRESFQNIPTDILERYKNRLKSLLIRENIKRINRNGRIERNVERSYIVERNDSLAPVFERVINLLLDGENRCDLCSNKSLEDVFDFPLNEYQKNLLNIVCEIDSFFSDKDEGTLLDFCDQFLNNTKLVVTKTNDVDTGFLVFEKLNDSGITLKPEDLLKNFLFFSANETEYSTLSTEWERLLEIINNINPSRTKIQPREFLEDYLTIKGIEIVSRGNNPIFTTFKALRTENYEDSLSLLGDLIRVAAKYKELKRDTLVQKYLNLINFNLGFKILLSFYEVLGEGDFEFHKKRILLMILRLAVVYMIADKTKKLSEIVPELCKTIVTESGNIEKVNSWISEKIDSYLSDFETNIEVLPLYRKKKKLTKLLLSIANYHLEGTKVDSNNISVEHILPQTPNFGECRYSDITEENYKNYVHRIGNLTLVDRSFNSSSRNSCFEEKINALKSNQNIYITRSIKEEIVDGTHEYRVYRQKFHEFFRPLGEEEMWGKEAIENRSKAFKGLLKFILIDNNGSNFKLSYFD comes from the coding sequence ATGGGAGAGAATTTTTCTTCACAGCTTTATTCCGTGGAGGAGTTACTAAAGAATGAAAAGGATTCTCAAGATAGAGGGAAGAACTATTATATTCCAAGATATCAGAGGAGATATGTGTGGACGACGGAACATGTTACGAAGCTAATTAGCGATATTATGGAGATTCTTGAAAGACAGGGGGAGGATGGTTTTAAAGACTACTTTATAGGGGGAATTGTTCTTTCTAGAAATTCTATTGAGGGAGAAGAAAGAAGTAGAAAATCTCTAGAAGTTATAGATGGACAGCAAAGATTAACAACTATAGTTCTTATCATAGCTGTGTTGTATAAACATATAGAATGTAGGAGAGAGTCGTTTCAGAATATTCCTACTGATATATTGGAAAGATACAAAAATAGATTGAAGAGTCTATTAATTAGAGAAAATATCAAAAGAATCAATAGAAATGGAAGGATTGAGCGTAATGTTGAACGTAGCTATATTGTTGAGCGGAATGATTCGCTGGCACCTGTCTTTGAAAGGGTAATTAATTTACTGTTAGATGGTGAGAATAGGTGTGATTTGTGCTCTAATAAAAGTTTGGAGGATGTTTTTGACTTTCCTTTGAATGAATATCAGAAGAACTTACTTAATATAGTGTGCGAAATAGACTCTTTCTTTTCTGATAAAGATGAGGGGACTCTTTTGGACTTTTGTGATCAATTTTTAAATAATACTAAGCTTGTTGTAACGAAAACTAATGATGTGGATACTGGTTTTCTTGTTTTTGAAAAACTAAATGATAGTGGAATTACTTTAAAGCCTGAGGATCTTTTGAAGAACTTTTTGTTTTTTTCTGCTAATGAAACAGAGTATAGTACTCTTTCTACTGAATGGGAAAGGTTATTAGAAATCATTAACAATATTAATCCTTCTAGAACTAAGATCCAGCCAAGGGAGTTTTTAGAGGATTACTTAACTATAAAAGGTATAGAGATAGTATCTAGAGGAAATAACCCGATTTTTACTACTTTCAAGGCGTTAAGGACAGAAAATTATGAAGACTCTCTGAGTTTATTAGGTGATTTAATTAGGGTTGCTGCCAAATATAAGGAGCTCAAGAGAGATACTCTTGTGCAGAAATATCTAAATTTGATAAATTTCAATTTAGGTTTTAAGATACTTTTGTCTTTTTACGAGGTTTTAGGAGAAGGAGATTTTGAGTTCCATAAGAAAAGGATTCTCTTAATGATACTAAGATTAGCTGTTGTCTACATGATTGCAGATAAGACCAAAAAGCTTAGTGAAATTGTACCTGAACTTTGTAAAACCATTGTAACTGAAAGTGGAAACATAGAAAAGGTAAATAGTTGGATTTCTGAGAAGATAGATTCTTACCTAAGTGATTTTGAGACAAATATAGAAGTTTTACCCCTGTATAGAAAGAAGAAGAAGTTAACTAAGTTACTACTGAGTATTGCAAACTATCATCTTGAAGGTACAAAGGTAGATAGTAACAATATTTCGGTTGAGCATATCTTACCTCAGACTCCTAACTTTGGGGAATGTAGATATTCGGATATTACAGAGGAAAATTATAAAAACTATGTTCATAGAATAGGAAATTTAACTTTAGTGGATAGATCTTTTAATTCTTCCAGTAGAAATAGTTGTTTTGAAGAGAAAATAAATGCCCTAAAGAGTAATCAAAATATATATATTACCCGCTCAATAAAAGAAGAAATTGTTGACGGAACGCATGAATATAGAGTCTATAGACAAAAGTTCCATGAATTTTTTAGACCTTTAGGTGAAGAAGAAATGTGGGGAAAAGAGGCAATTGAAAATAGATCTAAAGCTTTCAAGGGTCTTTTAAAATTCATTTTAATAGATAATAATGGTAGTAATTTTAAGCTTTCCTATTTTGATTAA